A single genomic interval of Salmo trutta chromosome 13, fSalTru1.1, whole genome shotgun sequence harbors:
- the LOC115204884 gene encoding probable G-protein coupled receptor 101 — translation MSTSEAPGVSSNSSTVPWDPGSSGPPGPTDWPSVANSVVKMMLISAIVCMSLFGNVVVLLVFQRKPQLLHVANRFVLNLLLADLLQTMLVMPFAIAATVPGVWPLDARFCQALVVLMHLFAFAGVNTIIVVSVDRYLAIIHPLSYPTRMTPHLGTNLIACTWVLSLLQSTPPLYGWGAIDFDRRHNVCSVVWSSSLSYSVLVATCSFWLPVLIMLGCYWMVFRAARRQNALVHPIQTHSKSQPNLPLDPQAPCPGSAQRPPQQAPPPLDSFSAGGYPIRGRHRRFHYHCKAARVVFVIMASYILSMGPYSVLNTVSIRSSAAVPPWLASLALVLFFLQCCLHPYIYGYMHRSVRKEFLALLCGPLCRQGRPCHNSAQDSCFTVTDGRSMHPNLPSLATRVCPLRTWEEGTTTEATSSSPTMDRRSRDTHKETASLSSERELTVHTTTK, via the coding sequence ATGTCCACCTCTGAGGCGCCTGGTGTGAGCAGTAACTCCAGCACCGTGCCCTGGgaccctggttcctctggtcCTCCTGGCCCCACAGACTGGCCGTCGGTGGCCAACAGCGTGGTGAAGATGATGCTGATCTCAGCCattgtgtgtatgtctctgtttGGTAacgtggtggtgttgttggtgttcCAGAGGAAGCCTCAGCTCCTCCACGTGGCCAACCGCTTCGTGCTCAACCTCCTCCTGGCAGACCTGCTCCAGACCATGCTGGTCATGCCCTTCGCCATCGCTGCCACCGTGCCTGGTGTGTGGCCCCTGGATGCCCGCTTCTGCCAGGCCCTGGTAGTGCTCATGCACCTGTTTGCCTTCGCCGGGGTGAACACCATCATCGTGGTGTCGGTGGACCGTTATCTGGCCATCATCCACCCGCTGTCCTACCCCACCCGCATGACCCCTCATCTGGGCACCAacctcattgcctgcacctgGGTGTTGAGTCTGCTCCAGAGCACGCCGCCCCTCTACGGCTGGGGGGCCATAGACTTTGACCGCAGGCATAACGTGTGTTCTGTGGTGTGGTCCTCCAGCCTGTCCTACTCAGTCCTAGTTGCCACCTGCTCCTTCTGGCTGCCGGTGCTCATCATGCTGGGCTGTTACTGGATGGTATTCAGGGCAGCTAGGAGGCAGAACGCCCTGGTGCACCCCATCCAGACACACTCTAAGTCCCAGCCCAACCTGCCTCTGGATCCCCAGGCCCCCTGCCCAGGCAGCGCCCAGCGCCCACCCCAACAGGCACCCCCACCCCTGGACTCCTTCTCAGCCGGGGGGTACCCCATCCGGGGCAGGCACAGACGCTTCCACTACCACTGCAAGGCAGCCCGGGTGGTGTTCGTCATCATGGCCTCGTACATCCTGAGCATGGGACCTTACAGTGTTCTCAACACGGTCTCCATTCGCTCCAGTGCTGCTGTGCCTCCATGGCTGGCCTCCCTAGCCCTGGTGCTCTTCTTCTTGCAGTGCTGCCTCCACCCCTACATCTACGGCTACATGCACCGCAGCGTGAGGAAGGAGTTCCTGGCCCTGCTGTGTGGTCCTCTCTGCAGGCAGGGCCGTCCCTGCCACAACTCCGCCCAGGACAGCTGCTTCACCGTGACCGACGGACGCTCCATGCACCCCAACCTGCCCAGTCTGGCCACACGTGTCTGCCCCCTCCGCACCTGGGAGGAGGGCACCACCACAGaggccacctcctcctcccccaccatgGATAGGAGGTCCAGGGACACCCACAAAGAGACCGCCAGCCTGAGCTCTGAGAGAGAGCTGACTGTCCACACCACTACCAAGTAG